From Nitrospiria bacterium:
TGAGTTCCGGACAGATCAAACCCCGCTCCCCCGAGATTAAACAAATCCGCTTCGTCCCTTTGACCGATCTGAGAAAGTTCGACCTATATTCAACCGATTTTAGATTTTTACTTCAAGACCTTCCTCGAATTGAACCTGCCCTCTTTACCTAGTTTATCTGGTTTGTCTCGTTTGTCTGGTTTGTCTGGCCGTAAAGCCCCGAGGGGCTGGGGCCACGGCCCTTTTCGGGGTTGATCTGGTTTTTCTGATTTGTTTCTACCTCCATCCTCAAACCTCCAACGGATTCCGGTTTGTCTGGTTTATCTCGTCTGTCTGGTTTATTGGTTTTACCCATCACACATTGCTCATAACGGGTTCTCACTCCAATTACCCATCACCCTTTACTCATCACTGTCCCTACCACGCCTTACGTTTCACGTATTTTAAAGGGATTGCCTCAATCCTCCAACCTCAAACGCCGTTTCCCTTCCCCTATAACTTCCAACGTTATTTTCCCTCCTTTATTGGACCCTTCCGTTGAAAATCAATAAAACCACATTAAACAAAAAAAACCCACCGGCCAGAAGACCAATGGGCATGTATCAATCAGAATTAAAAAGCCTAACTCCTGAACTTTTTTCTCATCAAGGCTATCCCTACAAGTCCAGAGCCGAACAGAAACAGGGTTGAAGGTTCAGGTACCGGTTTGATGAACGTTTCGGGCCTGATGGTAAAACTGCCCCCCGGGGAAATGATATGGTCCCACTGAAAGCCCCACACCACGTCGTCCGTAACCGGACCTGCGGTGTTATCCAAATTTGGCTCCTCCGGCCCACCCAGGAGGTGCTCGTAATCATCTTCAATTTCAAACCTGTCCGGAACGGGGGCAAGGCCCTTTTCGATGACGGCCATATCCTCACCTTCCCAATCTCCGAACCCTTCCCCTGTAAGGACCGCCCTACGGCCATTGAAAATTTGGCCTGTATTGTCTTCCAAGCCGAAATCGGAGATTTTCATAAAATGGAAGTCCAAAGAACTGTCGGGATCGTTATTCGTGATGGTGAATTGCTGATTCAGGAGGGCCCGGCCACTACCCAGAGCTCCGCCGATGAGCCGATGGGTCACATCCACAAAGAAGGAATCGGCCGTTCCGAATCGCAACTCGACCTCCGCGTCATTCACCTGCTTCACTTCCAAATACCGGAGGTCCACAAGGTTTCGAACATGGTTGGTTTGCCCAAGTGGCCCCACCCCATAGAAGAGGGTTTGGGACGATAGGTAATCAACCCCGTCGATGGCAAACTCCACCAAACCGGGGAAGGTCACACCAAGATCCAACTCCACCCAACCGGATGCGTTTCGATCGGACAAGTAAACGTTAACAACAACATCGTCATACAGATCAAAGGGAACTGCATGGCTGATTGAAGCGGTAAACACAAAAATACTGATCACCAGGGAGATACTGAACACACCCAAACTTCTCATGGTCATCTCTTTCAATAAAAGCGGTTTGCCCAGATCGGATGGAAGGGTATTTCCAATTTCCAAGATGATAGGAGCATATTAGAAATACTTAAGGAGAAAGTCAACAAATATTTAGGTGATTTTCGCTTCAGGACAACTTAGGATAAACCCTGAAATTTTAGGACATCTTTAACCGTTCCTATTGTTAACCGATAAATTGCAGTCCTCGTCTCTTGGGTGTATACAGGGGTCTTCGTATGGTTTGGTTTGTTTGTCTGGTTTTTTTGCCTCCAACCCTCCCCTCTTACTCCCCCTCCCTCGACGGGAGGGGATGAAGGGGAGAGTAGAGACATCTTTTTGAGAAGACGTTAGGAGGGAGGCGTGAGGAGTTAGGAGATTAAAATCGTTAGAGGCGGGAAGCTTGTTTAATGTGAAAACCTCCCCTGCCGTCATTCCCGAATGAATTAATCGGGAATCCATTAAGTTCGACTTCCTGGTGGGGGACTTCCTGAAAACCACATCTATGTTATATTTATACACAGGGGGCATCGACTGATAATCAATTCAAGGGTGGGTTTATGAAGGAAATTTT
This genomic window contains:
- a CDS encoding PEP-CTERM sorting domain-containing protein; its protein translation is MRSLGVFSISLVISIFVFTASISHAVPFDLYDDVVVNVYLSDRNASGWVELDLGVTFPGLVEFAIDGVDYLSSQTLFYGVGPLGQTNHVRNLVDLRYLEVKQVNDAEVELRFGTADSFFVDVTHRLIGGALGSGRALLNQQFTITNNDPDSSLDFHFMKISDFGLEDNTGQIFNGRRAVLTGEGFGDWEGEDMAVIEKGLAPVPDRFEIEDDYEHLLGGPEEPNLDNTAGPVTDDVVWGFQWDHIISPGGSFTIRPETFIKPVPEPSTLFLFGSGLVGIALMRKKFRS